The nucleotide sequence GCGCGGTGAACATGCGCAGCTGCGCGAGCGAGCCGGCCTTGGGCCCGGCCGTCACGTAGACGCCGGCGCTGTTGCTGATCTCCACGCGCATCACCTGGCCGCCGCGCAGCGCGGCATTGGCCACGTTCTGCAGCGCGGGCAGGTCGCCCGCGTAGAGGCTCAGGTCGGACATCGCCGCCACCTGGCGCGCCACCGCCTGGCCCTCGGCGTCGAAGGCGGCCTCGAGCGTCTGCAGACGGTTGTGGGTGAACCAGGCGGTGAGCGCGAGCGCCACCGCGACGCAGGGCACGACGCCGAGGCGGAACAGGTCGCGCTGCAGGTTGCCGCGCACCACCAGCGCGCCGGCGCTCGGCACGGGCGTCTGGGCCGGCGCCGTGGCCGGGCTGGGATCCGCGCCCTCGGGCGGCCGGGTGGCGCTCATCGGGTGGCGGTCAGGCGCTCGGTCAGTTCGCGTTCCTCGGGCAGCCGCAGCCCGAGCCCGCGCGCGACGGTGGGATTGATGCGCACGGTGGCGGGCGTCGCGGCCTCCACCAGCGGATTGCCGCCGCTGCCCGCGCCGCCGCCGCCCGTGACCTTCTGCGCCAGCAGCCGCGCCTGCTGCGCGAGCTGCGCCGGCGTGGAGACCGCGGCCGCGAGGCCGCCCGAGCGCACCAGGCCCTCGCTGGCGCCGAACACCGGCAGGCCGGCGCCGGCACCGGCGCGCAGCACCGACAGCGTGGCCGCCTGGTTGTCGCCGATCAGGTCGGGCAGCACCATCAGCGCATCGCTGCGCGGCACCACGGCGCGCAGCGCGGTGGCGAGCGAGCGCGCATCGGGCGCGTACTCCACCTGCAGGTCCCAGCCGCCGCCGGACTGCGCCTGCGCGGCGCGCTGCAGGTCGCGCACCAGCGGCTCGGATTCGGGCGTGGCGACCACGCCGATGCGGTGGCGCTGCGCCGGCAGCACCGCGCTCACCAGCGCGAGCTGGTCGGTCATGGCCGGATCGCGCAGCAGCACGCCGACGCGGCGGTCGGCGCGGCGCAGCGCGGGGCTGGCGCGCAGGCCCTCGTAGTCGAGCCGGCTCAGCATCGCGAGCACCAGCGGCTCCTGGCCCGGACGCTCGATGGCGGCGCGCGCGGCCACCGCGCCCACCGCCATGGTCAGCGAGCCGCCGTCGGCGCTCGAGATCGAGGACCGCATGCTGCGCGTGCGCACGCCGACGTTGACGTCGCCGGGCTCCGCCGCTGCCGTGTCGGGTGCGCCTGGAGCGAGCCGCACCAGCTCGAAGCGGCTCGCGGG is from Variovorax paradoxus and encodes:
- a CDS encoding ABC transporter substrate-binding protein, with the translated sequence MSVAAKTSLPLPCTNRLLRGATRALLACAALLGAALCPAAGFTVLMGDDLAAHAEFVQQLRQGLDPASRFELVRLAPGAPDTAAAEPGDVNVGVRTRSMRSSISSADGGSLTMAVGAVAARAAIERPGQEPLVLAMLSRLDYEGLRASPALRRADRRVGVLLRDPAMTDQLALVSAVLPAQRHRIGVVATPESEPLVRDLQRAAQAQSGGGWDLQVEYAPDARSLATALRAVVPRSDALMVLPDLIGDNQAATLSVLRAGAGAGLPVFGASEGLVRSGGLAAAVSTPAQLAQQARLLAQKVTGGGGAGSGGNPLVEAATPATVRINPTVARGLGLRLPEERELTERLTATR